The window CACCGCGTCGAGCCGCCCTGCTCCGCTGCGCCCGCCGGGGGCCGCGCCTTCCAGCACCTGCCAGCCGAGATTGACCGACGCCTTGCGGGCGATGTCGTAGGCGATTTCGGCCGGCAGTTCGAGCACGATCGGCAGCGCCTTCGGATAGCCTTGGCGCTGCGCCTTGCGCCGCTCGGCCGGGACATCGGGCGGCACGATCCCGCCTCTGGCGGCGAGCGCGATGCGCGAGCGGCTGAAGGCCGGCGGCTCGTCGATATCGGTCGAGACGTCGGCGATCAGCGGCAGGGTCGCGAGCTGGAAACCGGCATAGGCGACCGGGGTGAGCAGCAGCAGGCAGAGCACGAAGGCCTGCACGGCGATGCCCATGCCACGATGCCCATCCTGCCAGATCCGCACGAAGGCCGCGAGGGCCAGCAGGAAGGCCAAAAGCACGAAAACATAGGCCCCGGCGATCGGCGCAAGGCGCTCTACCGACGGTTGACCGAAGCGGAAGATCAGCACGGCGAGTGCAACGACCGTCAGCCCAAACAGGGCCAGCCGCCGGCTCCAGGTCGCCGCGCGTGAGACTGGCTCTTCGAAGACGAGACGACGGTGCATCTCTCTTAGGTGGCGGAGCGCCGGGAGGAAGGCAAGCGCCTCTAGCGCACGACAATCGGCGCGGCCGCTTCGACCACACCGGAGACGGCCCGCAACCTCTCCAGCAGGTCGAGCACCTCGCCCGGCTGCAGCGTCACCGCATCCTCGGTCGCGCTCGGCGCCGCCTTGAGCCAGCGCTCGCGCAGCGCCGCCGGCAGCTCCGCTTCCGTTCCGAAGCAGGCGAACAGGTTCTCGAAGGCAGCATCGAGCACGATCTCGTTCAGCCCAAAATCGTAAGGATAGGACTGGCCGCCGGCGCGCAGCATGCTCCGGCCCTCATCACCGCGCACTGGCAGCACGACGGAGGCCGTGCCGTCCGGCGCCAGCACCCAGCAGGACAACCGCGTCCCGGCCTTGCCCTCGATCCGGACATCGAGCCGCCGTCCTTTGGCGAAAGGCGAAGCCGCCGGCAGCAGCGCAAGACGTGCCCGATCGGAGCCGGCGGTGGCGGCGACATGGTCGAGGAACGACCTGATCGCCGGGTCGCAACCCAGTCCCTCGACCGGGATGCGGCTGCGCCCGGTCGGTGCCAGCACGGCGTCGCCGCGGCGGAATTCGAGCTCCATCCAGCTCCCGCCGTCGCGATCCCCGCCGAAGCGACCTCGCGTCGTCACCTCGTTGTCGGGTGCCGAACATTGCCCAGGTGCCGCCTTGCGGATTTCCAGCGGCTGTGAACGCAGGAGGCGGTCGTCCGAGCGCGACTCGGCGTCGAGCGCGAGCAACAAGCGCTCGCCGAGCGCGGCGCTGCAGGCACTGTAGCCGCTCGCCGCAGCAAAGGGACAGATGTCGACCCGCTTCAGCTCAGGCGCCGCGCGCACGAGGTTCTCGACCGCCCGGCGCATCACCTGGTCGACATCGACCACGCCCGGTTTGGTGCGGATCGCGATCTCGATCGGCTCGCTCGTCGCCTTGCAGTCGCCCGTTTTCGTGATCGCCTGCAGGCGGAAGGTCGCTCTGTCTTCCTGCCTGGCCGGTTCGGTGAAGAACACGCTGGCATCGCCGTCGAATGCCTTACGGATCTGCACCTCGGCCTCGCCCGGCTTTTGCAGGTTGAGGCTGTCGCGCAAGGTCTTGATCCGCACGACGTCGGCGCTCGCTGCCAGCCTCACCCGTCCCTCGCTCTGCAGCCTACTCTCGATCGCGAGCCTGACCTCGTCGGCCTGCGTGCGCGACAGAACCTGCTGGCCGGCATCGAAGCCGACCACGGCGAGCGAGAGATCGCGCTTGCCGGCGCAGGCGGCGACGTTGCCGAGCCAGGCAGACAGGGCATCGGCGCGTGCGCCGCTGCCCCCGGCGACGAGCAGTCCGGCGACGAAGAGGCTACGCAGCAAACCGCTCACCTTCGACCTAGCGCTCCTGCTCCAGCGACCGTGCATAGCCGTCCAGGGCCCGGACGAAGACGGGATTGAAGCGGCCATCGATCGCGCCGCTGTAATGATCGGCCTTCTGCGCCGCCCGTTGCAAGGCCCGCACCGTGTCCGGCTTCAGCTTCTGCTCGGAGACGTCGCTGGCGGAGATCGCCGCGGCGCCGGCTTCGCCCTTCTCCAGTGCCTTCATCAGCATCTGCAGCGAGTTCGTGCCGGGGAAGAAGGAGCCAAAACCGTTGTCGATCAGCGTCGCCATCGAGACCATCGCGATCGGATCGCCCTTGTCGGCGGCCTGGCGGAACAGGTCGAAGCCTTTCTGCGGATTCCTGGGGAAGCCCGGTCGGCCTTCAAGATAGGCCGGCACCAGCTTGGCGATCGAGAAGGCGTCCCCCGCCTCCGCCGCCTTCTGGTACCAGCGCAATGACGCCGCCTCGTCGCGCGACCGGCCGCGGCCATATTGCAGCATGCGCCCGACATTGCTCATCGCGATGGCGTTGCCGGTGCCGGCGGCCTGCTCGTAGAGCGCAAAGGCCTTCTGCAGCTCGACCTTGCTGCCCTGGCCGTTCTCGTAGAGCGCGCCGAGATTGTTCATCGCCGCAGCGCTGCCGGCATCGACCGCCTTGTCATAGGCTGAGAGCGCATCCTTGTAGCGCTCGGCTTTGTCATAGGCGCGGCCGAGCTGGTAGGAGAGCCGCCTGATCTGCGGCTGCGACTCCGCCGCCTGCTTGCAGGCCGCGATCGCGGCGCGCGCATCGATGCGTGCAAACTTCACGCCCTTGACGCCCTCGCGCCGGTCGGGATCGGCGGGGTCGCCGGCGAGCTCGTCGCAGTCCTGCACGCGCGGATCGCGCGAGGCATCGGTGCGGCCGAGATAACCCTCGGCCAGGGAGCGATAGGCGCAAACCGCGCCGCAGCCCTTGAGATAGTCCTCGTACTTGCCGGAGCCGCCGAGCCTGATCCAGTTCTGCTCGTCGGTCGCAGCTTCGCCGCTGCGGCGCTTGTCGAGCAGCAACGCCAGCGCCGCCTCGCGATAGCCGCAGGTCTCGCCGCAGCGCGCGACATATCCCTCGAGCGCGCTGCGCTCGCCCGCCGCCTTGGCTCGCTGCCAGTTGGCCTCGTCCCGTGCCAGTGCGACCGCACGCGCCACCGCCGGCACCGGCTGCGCCACCGGCAAAGCGAGCGAAGCCAGGTCGATCTCGGGCACCTGCTCGCGGCCGCTATCGCGCCGTGCCGCCGCCTCGACACTATCCTTGAGATAGCGCTGCAGATCGGACCAGGTGAGCGACCCGCTCTCGGCCGCGCCGGCCGGCCGCGCCAGCCCGGCGGCGCCCATCAGAAAGCGGCTGGTGAACAGGCCGAGCTTCTGGGTCTCGTCCCAGTTCGCCGGGGTGGCGCCTGAGGTTGCGACCAGCTTGACGATGCCGCCGCCCGTCCTTGGCTTGGCCGGCGTGAAGCCCGGCGCCGAGACGGCGAGCAGGCTCTCGCCCTTGCGCCCGGTCTCGCCGGTGAAGCAGGCGTCGATCATCACGATCAACTGGCGCTGTGCCCCAACCTTCTGCCGGACCAGTTCGAGGTTCCGGTAGAGCGTCTGCAGCTCATAGCCGCTCTCGCTAGCGTTCGGGTTGCCGTCCTGCGGCAACAGGAAAGGCTGGCGCGTCGCAAGGTCCGGCACGCCATGACCGGAATAGTAGACGAAGACGTTGGAGCGGCCCTCGACCGCACTGCGCCAGAGCTTGCCGCCCTGCGGGTTGGCCTCGCTGCCGAACATCTGGGTGAGCTCGCCAAGCGTCGCATCCTTCAGCAGGAAGACGTTCTGCTCGCGGAAACCGAGCGTGCCGGTGAGGTAGGTCCTGATCGCCTCGGCGTCGTTATGGGCGAAGTCGACCGTGCTGGTCTGCTTGTAGGTCTTGTTGCCGACCACCACCGCGATCGACTCGGCATTGTCGGAGAGGGTGGCCGGCGGCGCCTGCGCGATTGCGGTTGAGAGAAGCCCGAGCCAGAGCAGGGCTGCGATCAGGAACGCCGGCAAGGCCACCTCCAGAACCCGCGCGCCAGCGCTGTCGCAGGCTGGCGCGTCGATTTGTCGATGCGGCTTTTGTCCGGACGATCCATGGCGAAGATGTGACGCTGGGGATGCGGCTCTCAAGGGATGGGCGTCATCCCGGACAAGCCGCGATAGCGGCGCAGCTCCGGAATCCATCGTAGAGCGCAGAACCCTACGATTGATTCCGGCGCCCCGCTTCGCTGCGGCCGGAATGACGGTGGAGGGTGGCGAGCAATCAATCGATCGCGCGCACCGCCCCCTTGGCCGCGCTGGTTGCCAGCGCCGCATAGGCTTTCAGCGCGGTCGTGACCTTGCGCTTGCGCGGCGCCGCCGGCTTCCAGGCGTCCTTGCCCTTGGCCTCCATCGCCACACGCCGGCGCGCCATCTCCTCGTCGGAGACCTTGAGGCTGATGCCGCGGTTCGGGATATCGATCTCGATCACGTCGCCGCTCTCGACCAGGCCGATCGCGCCGCCCTCGGCTGCTTCCGGGGAAACATGGCCGATGGAGAGGCCGGATGAACCGCCCGAGAAGCGCCCGTCGGTGATCAGTGCGCAGGCCTTTCCGAGTCCCTTCGATTTCAGATAGCTCGTCGGATAGAGCATCTCCTGCATGCCTGGCCCGCCGCGCGGCCCCTCATAGCGGATCAGCACGATCTCGCCGGCCTTGACCTTGTTGTTGAGGATGCCCTCGACCGCCGCGTCCTGGCTCTCGAAGATCACCGCCTTGCCGGAGAAGGTCAGGATCGAGGCGTCGACACCGGCCGTCTTCACGATGCAGCCGTCGAGCGCGATGTTGCCGTAGAGCACGGCGAGGCCACCATCCTGCGAATGCGCATGCGCCTTCTCGCGGATGACACCCTTTTCGCGGTCAAGGTCGAGCTCCTCATAGCGCCGGTCCTGGCTGAAGGCGGTCTGCGTCGGCACGCCGCCGGGTGCAGCGCTGTAGAAGCTCTTCACCGCCTCGCTCTGCGTCTGCCTGATGTCCCAGCGCTCCAGCGCCTCGGCCATCGTGGCGCTATGGACGGTCGGCAGCGAAGTGTCGAGCAGCCCGGCCCTGTCGAGTTCGCCCAAAATCGCCATGATGCCGCCGGCGCGGTGGACGTCCTCCATATGCACATTGGCGACGGCGGGCGCGACCTTGCACAGCACCGGCACGTTGCGCGACAGCCGGTCGATATCGGCCATGGTGAAGTCGATCTCGGCTTCATGCGCCGCCGCCAGCAGATGCAGCACCGT is drawn from Bosea sp. Tri-49 and contains these coding sequences:
- a CDS encoding DUF1499 domain-containing protein, translating into MHRRLVFEEPVSRAATWSRRLALFGLTVVALAVLIFRFGQPSVERLAPIAGAYVFVLLAFLLALAAFVRIWQDGHRGMGIAVQAFVLCLLLLTPVAYAGFQLATLPLIADVSTDIDEPPAFSRSRIALAARGGIVPPDVPAERRKAQRQGYPKALPIVLELPAEIAYDIARKASVNLGWQVLEGAAPGGRSGAGRLDAVARSRVLRLVDDITIRIRPRADGSRIDIRSASRLGGFDFGANAKRVAAFEEEVKLLVELR
- a CDS encoding caspase family protein, yielding MALPAFLIAALLWLGLLSTAIAQAPPATLSDNAESIAVVVGNKTYKQTSTVDFAHNDAEAIRTYLTGTLGFREQNVFLLKDATLGELTQMFGSEANPQGGKLWRSAVEGRSNVFVYYSGHGVPDLATRQPFLLPQDGNPNASESGYELQTLYRNLELVRQKVGAQRQLIVMIDACFTGETGRKGESLLAVSAPGFTPAKPRTGGGIVKLVATSGATPANWDETQKLGLFTSRFLMGAAGLARPAGAAESGSLTWSDLQRYLKDSVEAAARRDSGREQVPEIDLASLALPVAQPVPAVARAVALARDEANWQRAKAAGERSALEGYVARCGETCGYREAALALLLDKRRSGEAATDEQNWIRLGGSGKYEDYLKGCGAVCAYRSLAEGYLGRTDASRDPRVQDCDELAGDPADPDRREGVKGVKFARIDARAAIAACKQAAESQPQIRRLSYQLGRAYDKAERYKDALSAYDKAVDAGSAAAMNNLGALYENGQGSKVELQKAFALYEQAAGTGNAIAMSNVGRMLQYGRGRSRDEAASLRWYQKAAEAGDAFSIAKLVPAYLEGRPGFPRNPQKGFDLFRQAADKGDPIAMVSMATLIDNGFGSFFPGTNSLQMLMKALEKGEAGAAAISASDVSEQKLKPDTVRALQRAAQKADHYSGAIDGRFNPVFVRALDGYARSLEQER
- the ilvD gene encoding dihydroxy-acid dehydratase — its product is MPRLRSATTTHGRNMAGARGLWRATGMKDSDFGKPIIAVVNSFTQFVPGHVHLKDLGQLVAREIEKAGGVAKEFNTIAVDDGIAMGHDGMLYSLPSRELIADSVEYMVNAHCADAMVCISNCDKITPGMLMAAMRLNIPVVFVSGGPMEAGKYIADGVLKKVDLVDAMVAAADSKYSDSEVEVIERSACPTCGSCSGMFTANSMNCLTEALGLALPGNGSTLATHADRKRLFVEAGHLIVDIAKRWYEQDDASVLPRNVASFKAFENAMTLDISMGGSTNTVLHLLAAAHEAEIDFTMADIDRLSRNVPVLCKVAPAVANVHMEDVHRAGGIMAILGELDRAGLLDTSLPTVHSATMAEALERWDIRQTQSEAVKSFYSAAPGGVPTQTAFSQDRRYEELDLDREKGVIREKAHAHSQDGGLAVLYGNIALDGCIVKTAGVDASILTFSGKAVIFESQDAAVEGILNNKVKAGEIVLIRYEGPRGGPGMQEMLYPTSYLKSKGLGKACALITDGRFSGGSSGLSIGHVSPEAAEGGAIGLVESGDVIEIDIPNRGISLKVSDEEMARRRVAMEAKGKDAWKPAAPRKRKVTTALKAYAALATSAAKGAVRAID